The Pseudofrankia sp. DC12 region AGCGGGCTGGGGGCGTCGCGGCTGGTGCGCAGGCCGTCGAGCATGATCCCCAGGAAACGGCGCCAGGACTCGGGGGCCACCTCGCGGGTGAAGTCCGCGACGGCTGTCAGCATCAGCTGGACCAGCCCGATGTCGGTGCCGGCGATGTCGGGCCGCAGCTGGCCGGCCAGCTGGGCCCGCTCGACGAGCGCGTAGAACAGCGGCCCGATCCGGTCCCGGTCGGCGGCGATCCGGGCCCGGCCGTGCGCCGTCGAGAAGACCAGTTCCTTGAGGCCCCGGTCGGCGACCTGGCGGGCAGTGGCCTGGTCGAGGAAGGACACCAGCCCGGTCCACGGGTCCTCGTCG contains the following coding sequences:
- a CDS encoding TetR/AcrR family transcriptional regulator — encoded protein: MTEQTATARRPLRRDAERNRRRILEGAAEAFAELGLDVTTDEIARRSGVGIGTFYRRFPTKELLIEALFEDRIGNLVELAEECLRDEDPWTGLVSFLDQATARQVADRGLKELVFSTAHGRARIAADRDRIGPLFYALVERAQLAGQLRPDIAGTDIGLVQLMLTAVADFTREVAPESWRRFLGIMLDGLRTSRDAPSPLPTSALEPAQVTQVMACYRPHSR